A genome region from Panicum virgatum strain AP13 chromosome 4K, P.virgatum_v5, whole genome shotgun sequence includes the following:
- the LOC120702019 gene encoding uncharacterized protein LOC120702019: MHAPCSCYHFSSWHEPPRPRLRAPCHSDDLHTLWAFAENLTAAAAAALRTAWSSSPAASRCAWDNAVCDAVGRVASLRLPANGLSSPLQPAPLAGLARLRDLESSTSAATRLRGPSPRSSPPCPPALRAANLSSNLLHSALPDLAALPAL, encoded by the coding sequence ATGCACGCTCCCTGCTCCTGCTACCACTTCTCCTCCTGGCACGAACCACCGCGGCCGCGGCTGCGGGCTCCCTGCCACTCGGACGACCTCCACACGCTGTGGGCCTTCGCCGAGAACCTCacggccgcagccgccgctgccctccgcACCGCGTGGTCCTCGTCACCCGCCGCATCGCGCTGCGCCTGGGACAACGCGGTCTGCGACGCTGTCGGCCGTGTCGCGTCCCTGCGCCTCCCCGCCAACGGCCTCTCAAGCCCCCTCCAGCCGGCACCGCTCGCGGGCCTCGCACGCCTGCGGGACCTCGAGTCCTCGACCTCAGCCGCAACGCGCTTGCGGGGCCCCTCtccgcgctcctcgccgccatGCCCCCCCGCCCTTCGCGCCGCCAACCTCTCCTCCAATCTGCTCCACAGCGCGCTGCCCGACCTCGCCGCGCTTCCGGCGCTCTAG